One genomic window of Quercus lobata isolate SW786 chromosome 9, ValleyOak3.0 Primary Assembly, whole genome shotgun sequence includes the following:
- the LOC115961618 gene encoding cyclin-A1-1-like produces the protein MVAQSCGIACDIYQHLRASESPNNCNFIKGVHVTHVYLLFQLQVAEKYRLVPDTLYLTINYIDWYLSGNLMNRQRLQLLGAACMMIASKYEEICAPQIEEFCNITDNTYFKEEVLQMESAVLNYLKFEMTAPTAKCFLRRFVRAAQGINEVLFLGLSAQYVCFCIFPAICKLEYSMLCYAPSLIAALAIFLANYFLFPSKRPWNSTLQHYTLYQPSDLCDCVKDLHRLCCDSHNSSLPAIREKYSQHKNKYVAKKYCPPTIPPEFFHSLSH, from the exons TCACCTAATAATTGTAACTTTATCAAGGGTGTACATGTAACACATGTTTATCTTCTATTCCAACTGCAGGTGGCTGAAAAGTATAGGCTTGTACCTGACACATTATATTTGACCATAAACTACATAGACTGGTATCTTTCAGGGAATTTGATGAATAGGCAACGGTTACAGTTACTTGGTGCCGCGTGCATGATGATTGCCTC CAAATATGAGGAGATTTGTGCACCCCAGATAGAAGAGTTCTGTAACATAACTGATAACACATATTTCAAGGAAGAG GTTTTGCAAATGGAATCTGCAGTTTTGAACTACTTGAAGTTTGAAATGACAGCACCAACAGCTAAATGTTTCTTAAG GCGATTTGTTCGTGCTGCTCAAGGAATAAATGAGGTATTGTTCTTGGGCTTGAGTGCTCAATATGTTTGCTTTTGTATCTTCCCTGCCATATGCAAG TTGGAGTACAGTATGCTTTGCTATGCTCCATCACTTATAGCTGCTTTGGCAATTTTCTTGgccaattattttcttttcccttcaAAGAGACCATGG AATTCGACCTTGCAGCATTACACACTTTACCAGCCTTCTGATTTGTGTGACTGTGTCAAGGATCTCCATCGCCTGTGCTGCGATAGCCATAATTCTAGTTTACCTGCTATCAGGGAGAAATACAGTCAGCATAAG AACAAATATGTGGCGAAGAAGTATTGCCCCCCTACAATACCTCCAGAGTTTTTCCACAGTTTAAGTCACTAG